The DNA sequence TCAGCATCGAGAGTATGATGCTCATAAAAACACAACGGGAGGCGAAATCAGAATCACAGCCGTATTTTTCCGCCAGCATGGCTGTGGTGCTGCCTGCAGGCATAGCCGCCAGCAAAACCGTTACACCCACCAGCAGCGAATCGATTCGCAAAAGGGATAGAACCGCATAAAGGCTAATGGGAATCAGCAGCAGCCGCACCACAGAAAAGTACAAAAGGCGGCGGTCAAGAAGGCTGCCCTTTATATCGGCGGAGGCCAGAATTCCACCAATCACAAACATGGATATTGCAGTGGTGCAGCTGCCGATATAGGCAATGGCATCCCCCAGAAATTCCGGCGGGCGCAGCCCGGTCAGCATCAGAACAAACCCGATGACAACCGCTAGAATACAGGGATGTGTGGCAAGGGTTTTCAGCACCTTTTTCCGGTCGGTGGCAGTGAAGAGCGAAAGCCCGGCCGACCACATAAAAAAGCGGAGCGGAATCAGAGAAATCGAGGCATAAAAGAGCCCCTCGTGCCCAAACACCCCAAAAGCAACCGGGTTGCCCATAAACCCGGCATTGGAGCAGATGGTGGCATATTGAAGGATGATTCTCTGCTCTTTAGGAATGCTTCTGTATAAAAGCTTGCTGAGGATCAGATAAAAAATCTGGGCACAAATGGATATAAGCAAAATCCACCCGGATTTGAGAATCCGATCATAAGTAAATTCAATCAGAAAGGATTGAATGATGCTGCAAGGTAAAATAACAGCGATAAATAAATCCGATACCTTTTTGCGCACCTCAGCGGTGAGAAGGCCCTTTTTTGCAGCCCAAAAGCCAACCCCCATCAAGAGAAACAAGGTCATTTGCAATTTGATCATATCTGCACAAGCCCTTTTACAAAATTTTCCATTCTACTGAGCCCTTCCCGAATATCTTCCTCCGAGGCAGCGTAGGAAATCCGGATATATCGGCCGCAATGGTCACCCAAACCGATGGCAGGCACCGAGGCAACCCCGCATTCTTTCAACAGACGCTGGGCAAACTCCTCGCCGGTAAGCCCGGTTTCGGAAACATCCACCATCACATAAAAGGCACCATAAGGAATCCCACAGCGCAGACCTCCAATGCCCTGCAAGCCTTTGAGCAGCAGCTGCCTTCTGGCAGCAAAGCGCTCCACCATAGCGGATACCGCCGCCTTGGTTTCCGGCAAGCGGATAGAATCCGCCAAGCCCTTTTGAATAAAGGTGGGCGAGCAGGTTGTGGTATATTGATGCATACGCAGAATACGCTCGCACAGGCGGCGATCCGCCGCAATATACCCCAGCCTCCACCCAGTCATGGCATATGTTTTGGAAAAGCCGCTGATGATAATGCTGCGCTCCTTCATCCCCTCCAATGCGCCAATGGAGCAGAATTCTGCCCCATCATACACCAGAGCGGCATACATTTCATCGGATACAACCAGCAGGTCATAGCGGAGAGCCAGCTCCCCGATGGCTTCCAGACAGTCGAGTGGATATACCGCCCCTGTGGGGTTGTTGGGGTTGTTGAGAACCAACATCCGGGTGCGGGGGGTAATCAGCCGTTCCAGCTCAGCCGGTTCTGGGATAAATCCGTTCTCTGCCTTAAGGGGAAGCTCCACCATAACCCCGCCGCAAAAGCGGATCAGATTCTTATAGCTCACAAAGGCCGGTGTGAACACAATCACCTCGTCGCCGGGATCAATAAAGGCTAGGAGCGCATTGTTAATCGCTTCGGCGCCGCTGGTTGTAATGAGAATCTCGGTTTCCGGGTCATAGACTGCGGTGGTTTGCTCGGTAATTTCCTCCGCTAGAACCTGCCGAAGCTGGGGCAGCCCCCGATTGGAGCAATAGTGTGTATAGTTCTCGTTTATGGCCCGGATGGTTGCTTCTTTAACAGGCTGGGGGGTATTGAAATCCGGCTCCCCCGCACTGAATGGAATCACCCAGCGGCCCTCTGCACGAAGCGCAGCCGCCCAATCCAGCATCATACGTATCGGCGAGGGCTCCATGCGGTTAACGGCCGCAGAGCCTTTGTATATTTTTTCCACAAACCTTCACCCTATCCTTTTATAGCCGACAGTTTGTCAGTTCATTTTCGCAGCTGCCGGTCTGCGCATACTGCGCCAGATTTTCCAGCGCCCTAAAGATCATATTTTCAACCGCCTGATCGGTAAAAAAACTGATATGCGCACTGTAATCTACATTATCGCAAGCAATCAGCTTTGTAAACACAGAATCCGGCGCTTCGCCCTGCCCCAGCTTCCGCCGGATAAAAGATTTTTCATTCTCATAAACATCGAAGGCAAAGCCTGCAATTTGGCCGCTTTCCAGCCCTTCCAGAACAGCCTCGTGATCCACCAGCCCGCCCCTTGCCGCATTGACAATGTAAACCCCTTTGGGCATAAGCCGCAGGCTTTCCCTATTGATCATATGCTCGGTTTCGGAGGTCAGCGGGCAATGCAAAAAGAGAATGTCGCATTGGGTATAGAGCTGCTCAAGGGGCCAGTACTGCGCATATGCCTCCACAGCTGGGCTGGGGAAAAGATCATAAGCCCCCACCCGGCAGCCAAAACCATGGAGCAGCCGGGCGGTTTCGAAGCCGATGCGGCCTGTACCGATCACCCCGGCATACAAGCTCCCCAGCTCCTTGCCCCGCAGGCCGTTCAGCCGAAAATCCAGATCGGCAGTCATCTGGCTGGAACGCTTGGTGCGGCGTATGGAATTTAGCGCCATCATAACCGCAAACTCAGCAATGGATCGAGGCGAATAATCAGGGGTGTTGGCGGCTTTGATCCCACGGCGGCCAAGGCTTTCAATATCCAGATGGTCAATTCCCGCCGCCCGGGAGACCACATAGCGAACCCCGTTTTCTTGAAGTATCTCCGCCACAGCATCATCGATCACACAGGGGGTCAGCACCCATATGGCATCGTAGCCTGCTGTTTGGCGAGCATTCTCATATGTAAGGGCTTGCTCCGTAAAATCCATTCTGAACCCGTATTTTTGCTGTACCTCTTGAAAATAGGGCGCTTCCTCCTTGTTAAAGCAATAGTGCAGAACCTTCATGCCTACCTCCGTTCCGCCCGCTAAGGCCGGTTATGGCACAAGCCTTTGCAGACTGCCGCTTTGGAAACGCCTTTGTCTCGCATGCGGGTTGTTTGTATTAAGTTTAAACGCAATATCCGCCCATTTCAATAGCCTTTCTGTATGGGAAAAGAAAAGAATGCTGGCCATTTTGTCCATAGGCAATGGCCAACCGCCCAATATGCCTTTTGCTCTATTGGGCGGCGATACCGAGATTTATAAAATACAGATTAAAAGGCTATGGCTGACCTGTTTGATGTCGGTACTCCTGCTATATCAACGCACCTAAAAAATATATATGATCAAAAGGAGATGTCTCCCGGAGCAACTATTTCCAAAATCGAAACAGTTCAAAACGAGGGCGGCAGACAGGTGAAAAGGACAGCCGATTTTTATAATCTTGATGCTATTATTGCTGTAGGATACCGTGTCAACTCTAAGAGCGCCACGCAGTTTCGGCGCTGGGCAACTGACACTTTAAAAGAGTATATAATTAAAGGCCTTGTCCTCAATGATGATATGCTGATTAAGCAGGATAAAGAATATTTATCGGATTTTGACAAGGCCACAGAGAAATATCTTAAGGAATAGAAACAAGCGGGTATCTCCACTTCGGAGAAGCCCGCTTTCTGCTTTTTCGCTATATTATTCTGACCCCCATAATTTCAGGACATCAGAATTTTTAGCGGGATATGGCAAGATGTGCTGTAAAATAAAAGAAGTCCTGCAACCCGCTATCAAAACGGATTTGCAGGACTTTTGCTTGTGTCATTAGGTCAAAATAGATGCAGTCTGTTCTGAGCTTTTATACTTATTGATCTTCTAGTTATGGTTTTAAAGCGTGGGCTCGCTGGATTCCATCAAAATATTTAACTATGAGGTTAATCAAAACATCTTTTTTGACTTTAGAACCTATTGGCGTAGTATAGAGGATAGAATAAAGATGCTTATACTCTGCCAATGTCAGTGCTAAGGCAGCCTTGTTATCTTCAATCGTTTCATATGTCCCATTTAATAAACCCAGTTTAGAAACATATTCTTGCACCTGTTCAACTGATTCAATATGTTGAATATCCTCTCTGATCAAGCTTCTAGGTCTTTTTTGGTTAGCATCTTCAACATCGTTGATGCCTTTAATGATTTCGGAAAGTTCATCTGGTGTGTACGGAAAGAGATTGTTTTTAAAGACATCTTTTGATGGATATAGTTCTGTATATAGACTCAGTAGTTTGATTAATGCTGTTTTTTGTTTTTGATTCATATGTGCACCTCATATAAGTGCAGCAATCGCATCCGCGATTGGAGCATATTCTTGATGAATATCCCCATTACTTAAAGTGATGGGGATACCATAATTGTTAGGATCAGATCTGTTGTCTAAGTGACGTATATACTCTTTAAAGATATGTTTTCTCCCTGCACTTACGTATGGTGTTCCTGTTATTAATGACTTCACGCCTATAGAAGAAACGGAGACATCAAGTGCCTCCAGGACACGGGTATTAGCTGGTGATGGACGTCTGGACTTAAATATGGTTTCAAGTATTCCTATTAGTTGTGGTCGATCTGAAAAATACATCTTCAAAAGCATTCCACCAATATTTTCGTCATATGCAAATCTTAAGTAAGTACTTTCAATTTCAGTTATATAATCTGCCACACCATCGGTGCTTATCTCATCGCCAACGGTTGGGATAAGATAATAGTCGCACGCAAGGAAAACACTCTGTATTATAAGATTGCTGGTAGGAGGGCAATCAAAAAGTATATAATCATACCCATCATCCTTTAATTGAGCAATATCCTTAAGCATTTGAGGAATAGCTAATACATTAACTGTATTT is a window from the Oscillospiraceae bacterium MB08-C2-2 genome containing:
- a CDS encoding AEC family transporter; protein product: MIKLQMTLFLLMGVGFWAAKKGLLTAEVRKKVSDLFIAVILPCSIIQSFLIEFTYDRILKSGWILLISICAQIFYLILSKLLYRSIPKEQRIILQYATICSNAGFMGNPVAFGVFGHEGLFYASISLIPLRFFMWSAGLSLFTATDRKKVLKTLATHPCILAVVIGFVLMLTGLRPPEFLGDAIAYIGSCTTAISMFVIGGILASADIKGSLLDRRLLYFSVVRLLLIPISLYAVLSLLRIDSLLVGVTVLLAAMPAGSTTAMLAEKYGCDSDFASRCVFMSIILSMLTLPLWGLLIGQ
- a CDS encoding pyridoxal phosphate-dependent aminotransferase — encoded protein: MEKIYKGSAAVNRMEPSPIRMMLDWAAALRAEGRWVIPFSAGEPDFNTPQPVKEATIRAINENYTHYCSNRGLPQLRQVLAEEITEQTTAVYDPETEILITTSGAEAINNALLAFIDPGDEVIVFTPAFVSYKNLIRFCGGVMVELPLKAENGFIPEPAELERLITPRTRMLVLNNPNNPTGAVYPLDCLEAIGELALRYDLLVVSDEMYAALVYDGAEFCSIGALEGMKERSIIISGFSKTYAMTGWRLGYIAADRRLCERILRMHQYTTTCSPTFIQKGLADSIRLPETKAAVSAMVERFAARRQLLLKGLQGIGGLRCGIPYGAFYVMVDVSETGLTGEEFAQRLLKECGVASVPAIGLGDHCGRYIRISYAASEEDIREGLSRMENFVKGLVQI
- a CDS encoding NAD(P)-dependent oxidoreductase — encoded protein: MKVLHYCFNKEEAPYFQEVQQKYGFRMDFTEQALTYENARQTAGYDAIWVLTPCVIDDAVAEILQENGVRYVVSRAAGIDHLDIESLGRRGIKAANTPDYSPRSIAEFAVMMALNSIRRTKRSSQMTADLDFRLNGLRGKELGSLYAGVIGTGRIGFETARLLHGFGCRVGAYDLFPSPAVEAYAQYWPLEQLYTQCDILFLHCPLTSETEHMINRESLRLMPKGVYIVNAARGGLVDHEAVLEGLESGQIAGFAFDVYENEKSFIRRKLGQGEAPDSVFTKLIACDNVDYSAHISFFTDQAVENMIFRALENLAQYAQTGSCENELTNCRL
- the rhuM gene encoding RhuM family protein; translated protein: MADLFDVGTPAISTHLKNIYDQKEMSPGATISKIETVQNEGGRQVKRTADFYNLDAIIAVGYRVNSKSATQFRRWATDTLKEYIIKGLVLNDDMLIKQDKEYLSDFDKATEKYLKE
- a CDS encoding ParA family protein; this translates as MAKHIFFGNYKGGVGKTTTVFELGALLAKNHKKKVLLVDLDPQASLSKVCANTTTPKVTLENIDVQHTLNFLIELYAEYMSSASRIQILESNISTNSSCIVNAIRNIKKYSKSGGCLDYIPTVLDLKNSRLNDISERLSVNTVNVLAIPQMLKDIAQLKDDGYDYILFDCPPTSNLIIQSVFLACDYYLIPTVGDEISTDGVADYITEIESTYLRFAYDENIGGMLLKMYFSDRPQLIGILETIFKSRRPSPANTRVLEALDVSVSSIGVKSLITGTPYVSAGRKHIFKEYIRHLDNRSDPNNYGIPITLSNGDIHQEYAPIADAIAALI